The following coding sequences are from one Tolumonas lignilytica window:
- a CDS encoding glutamine synthetase family protein codes for MSIISDWMREHRITEVECITPDFTGIARGKIIPKEKFSEEEGMRLPQVVLAQTVTGEYADNIIPNTDPDMILLPDPNSLRLVPWAKDPVAQLIHDCFHFDGSPVEIAPRYVLKRVLALYDEMGWEPVVAPEMEFYLVAVNRDPDLPLQPPVGRTGRPETGRKAYSIDAVNEYDDLFEDVYDYCDIQNLQIDTLIHEIGACQMEINFLHGEPLELADQVFLFKRTVREAAIRRNMYATFMAKPMENEPGSAMHIHMSIKNKATGENVFSNADGQANAHFYHAIGGMQKYLPQAIALFAPFVNSYRRLTRYWAAPINVQWGYDNRSCGIRIPHSTPAARRIENRLPGVDSNPYLALAATLACAYLGIKEQLSPSEPLTTDAYGLPSVFPHDLDEAVSNLRRCEAIKAVLGEQFVEAFCAVKEAEYIEYKRVISPWERKHLLLHV; via the coding sequence ATGAGTATCATCAGTGACTGGATGCGTGAACACCGCATTACCGAAGTGGAGTGTATTACCCCGGATTTCACGGGCATTGCCCGCGGGAAAATTATCCCGAAGGAGAAATTCAGTGAAGAAGAAGGCATGCGGCTGCCGCAGGTGGTGCTGGCCCAGACCGTCACCGGAGAGTATGCCGATAACATCATTCCGAATACCGATCCTGACATGATCCTGTTGCCCGATCCCAACAGCCTGCGACTGGTGCCGTGGGCGAAAGATCCGGTCGCCCAGTTGATCCATGACTGCTTCCATTTTGATGGATCCCCCGTAGAGATTGCACCGCGTTATGTCTTAAAGCGTGTATTGGCACTTTATGATGAAATGGGATGGGAACCGGTGGTAGCCCCGGAAATGGAGTTTTATCTGGTGGCCGTCAACCGGGACCCCGATCTGCCCTTACAGCCGCCAGTGGGTCGAACTGGTCGCCCGGAAACGGGGCGAAAAGCCTACTCGATTGATGCCGTCAACGAATACGACGATCTGTTCGAAGACGTCTATGACTACTGCGACATCCAGAATCTACAGATCGATACGCTGATCCACGAGATTGGGGCCTGTCAGATGGAAATCAACTTTCTGCATGGGGAACCACTGGAGCTCGCCGATCAGGTCTTTCTGTTTAAGCGTACCGTGCGTGAAGCCGCGATCCGCAGAAACATGTATGCCACCTTCATGGCAAAACCGATGGAAAATGAACCCGGTTCCGCAATGCACATTCATATGAGCATCAAGAATAAAGCTACCGGCGAGAATGTGTTTTCTAATGCCGACGGCCAGGCCAATGCGCATTTTTACCATGCCATCGGCGGTATGCAGAAATATCTGCCGCAAGCCATCGCGCTGTTCGCCCCGTTCGTCAATAGCTACCGGCGTTTAACCCGTTACTGGGCCGCACCTATCAATGTGCAATGGGGCTATGATAACCGCTCCTGCGGGATACGGATCCCTCATTCCACCCCGGCGGCACGCCGCATTGAAAACCGATTACCCGGTGTCGACAGCAACCCCTATCTGGCACTGGCCGCGACACTGGCCTGCGCCTATCTGGGGATCAAAGAGCAATTATCGCCTTCGGAACCACTGACCACCGATGCGTATGGTCTGCCCAGTGTCTTTCCCCACGATCTTGATGAGGCGGTGAGTAATTTACGCCGCTGTGAAGCGATTAAGGCCGTGTTAGGCGAGCAGTTTGTCGAAGCCTTCTGTGCGGTAAAAGAAGCCGAATATATTGAATACAAACGGGTGATCAGCCCATGGGAACGTAAGCATTTGCTCTTACACGTTTAG
- a CDS encoding gamma-glutamyl-gamma-aminobutyrate hydrolase family protein: MALPMIGVICCHWQIKDERYFHLASDQYVDAVRVGAGGFPLLIPALQERLPVSQLLLALDGLLFTGSPSNIEPHHYGGLPLDNDFNDPIRDATTLPLIRAAVAQGVPVLGICRGFQEMNVAFGGSLYQKVHDEPGMLDHRDIGHSADEKYTRLAHVVRFSDNGLLTQWSGLHEAAVNSLHHQGIKTLAPNLKVEAVAPDGLVEAFSVRDTPGFSLAVQWHPEWRHQESALSRAIFQAFGNACRERHAHRNGLEDEL; this comes from the coding sequence ATGGCATTACCTATGATTGGCGTGATCTGCTGTCATTGGCAGATCAAAGATGAACGCTATTTCCATCTGGCAAGTGATCAGTATGTAGATGCCGTCCGGGTCGGTGCCGGCGGTTTTCCGCTGTTGATCCCGGCACTGCAAGAGCGTCTGCCCGTTTCACAATTACTCTTAGCGCTGGACGGCCTGTTGTTTACCGGCAGTCCATCGAATATTGAACCGCATCACTATGGCGGTTTACCGCTGGATAATGATTTCAACGATCCGATCCGGGATGCGACTACCTTGCCGTTGATCCGGGCGGCGGTGGCGCAGGGCGTGCCGGTTTTGGGCATCTGCCGTGGTTTTCAGGAAATGAATGTCGCCTTCGGCGGCTCGCTGTATCAAAAAGTCCATGATGAACCGGGCATGTTGGATCACCGCGATATCGGCCATAGTGCCGATGAAAAATACACCCGGCTGGCTCATGTTGTCCGTTTCAGTGATAACGGGCTGCTGACCCAATGGAGCGGCCTACACGAAGCTGCTGTCAATTCCTTGCATCATCAGGGCATTAAAACCCTGGCCCCCAACCTGAAAGTGGAAGCGGTGGCACCCGACGGTTTAGTCGAAGCCTTTAGTGTCCGCGATACGCCCGGATTCAGTTTGGCCGTGCAGTGGCACCCTGAATGGCGTCATCAGGAGAGTGCGCTGTCGCGTGCTATCTTTCAGGCATTCGGCAACGCCTGTCGCGAACGTCATGCGCATCGCAACGGACTGGAGGATGAACTATGA